The following coding sequences lie in one Oligoflexus sp. genomic window:
- a CDS encoding YajQ family cyclic di-GMP-binding protein yields the protein MPSFDIVNEVNLQEVDNAVNQTVKEISTRFDFRGSKSTIEFDKTEKKIKILADDELKLRAIHQLLEQKLVKRSVDLRTLDYGKQIEGSGNALRQEVTLKNGIDKEEAKKIVKLIKDSKIKVQAAIQDEQVRVTGKSIDDLQETIRTLRAATEIGLPLQFINMRS from the coding sequence ATGCCTTCTTTCGACATCGTCAACGAAGTCAATCTTCAGGAAGTCGACAACGCCGTAAACCAAACGGTGAAAGAGATTTCGACCCGCTTTGATTTCCGCGGCAGCAAGTCGACGATCGAATTTGATAAAACGGAAAAAAAGATCAAGATCCTGGCGGATGACGAGCTGAAACTTCGGGCCATCCATCAGCTTCTGGAGCAAAAATTGGTCAAGCGCTCGGTGGATCTGCGCACGCTGGATTACGGCAAGCAGATCGAAGGCTCGGGCAATGCTTTGCGCCAGGAAGTTACGCTCAAGAACGGGATTGATAAGGAAGAAGCCAAGAAAATTGTCAAACTGATCAAAGATTCGAAGATCAAGGTGCAGGCGGCGATCCAGGACGAGCAGGTCCGGGTCACGGGCAAAAGCATCGACGATCTGCAGGAGACGATCAGAACATTGCGCGCCGCGACCGAGATCGGTCTGCCGCTGCAATTCATCAATATGCGGAGCTAA
- the gspD gene encoding type II secretion system secretin GspD, with protein MIRLRQLTTAVILSLGAGKALMAQDDNPPPMPEESMPDEPEGPSDSPRLPSGPAFGQPGAKTPGAENVPEGQELVSIDFPEPTEIKDIIRAVALWTGKNVIIGKGVSGKVQMISPKKVTKDEAYQAFLSALNVLGYTTVETGKVIKILPTRNALKGNLHIYQGTTWAPRTDKLITQIVPLKYIDAKQIQQTLSQLVSTNSMIAYQPTNTLIISDTGYKVRRILQIVELLDVAGQQPKVALVPIRYGDAKAISQKVQEILQVSETSKRGGQAGGATFKVSVDERSNSVVIFGPPRTIQDVKDLVKKFDFPVEDPANQAAIRVRFLDYADAKKVATTLSSLAQGSATGSRRTPISSPVRTIGQNNSGRMNTPSGPAPVAELGDNVKITADESSNSLLITGSRAAYDAINSIVRKLDRRRPQVYVEADILDVNLSDDFSFGTSILLGSKSGKSIQSYGWQGQGVTPIVAASSITNAGGANAALDTTTKAGVASALSKDFTIGVLAGQPIEIPGIGSVTPAGLITMLKSDGNTRVLSSPHLLTSNNEVAKIVVGDKIFYKTATQSAAIGVGAIEKVEKEDADLSLELKPNISHTGNYVTLKLDLEASEGGLNPNTNLPNINKRQTSQLVTVKNGQTAVISGLVKRREAEIYQKIPLLGDIPILGWLFRNSTLKKETTSLMIFLTPHIVYGANDLAAIYDKKVQERDDLMAKAFGSDEDDEFIKALPARDAGRYHPDANDAREEREQELLRRQQQEDRGELEEKPAGKPELGERPEDPTTVPMPTGGFDETPMMGGPGGGMDGGNDVPPPPPPPPPPVPVPTPEPMDMPEPMEPPQ; from the coding sequence GTGATTCGCTTACGACAACTGACAACAGCGGTTATTTTGAGTCTCGGGGCCGGGAAAGCCTTGATGGCTCAGGACGATAACCCTCCGCCGATGCCGGAAGAATCCATGCCGGACGAACCGGAAGGACCGAGCGATAGCCCTCGACTGCCCTCTGGCCCTGCCTTTGGTCAGCCAGGAGCGAAGACCCCCGGCGCGGAAAACGTACCGGAAGGCCAGGAGCTCGTAAGCATCGACTTTCCTGAACCGACAGAAATCAAGGACATCATCCGCGCGGTTGCGCTCTGGACCGGTAAGAACGTGATTATCGGCAAAGGCGTCAGCGGCAAAGTGCAGATGATTTCGCCGAAGAAAGTCACGAAAGATGAAGCCTATCAGGCCTTTCTTTCGGCTTTGAACGTTCTCGGCTACACCACTGTGGAAACCGGCAAGGTCATCAAGATTCTGCCGACACGCAACGCACTCAAGGGCAACCTGCATATTTATCAGGGGACGACCTGGGCACCGCGCACGGATAAGCTGATCACGCAGATCGTTCCGCTGAAATACATCGACGCGAAACAGATTCAGCAGACTCTGTCGCAGCTCGTATCGACCAACTCCATGATCGCCTATCAGCCGACCAACACCCTGATCATCAGTGATACGGGCTACAAGGTGCGCCGTATCCTTCAGATCGTCGAGCTTTTGGATGTCGCGGGTCAGCAGCCCAAGGTGGCTCTGGTTCCTATTCGTTACGGTGACGCCAAAGCCATTTCGCAAAAGGTCCAGGAGATTCTGCAGGTTTCTGAAACCAGCAAACGCGGTGGTCAGGCCGGTGGCGCGACTTTTAAAGTCAGCGTGGACGAACGTTCGAATTCGGTTGTGATCTTTGGACCGCCTCGCACCATTCAGGATGTGAAGGATCTGGTCAAAAAATTCGACTTCCCGGTGGAGGATCCCGCCAACCAGGCGGCTATCCGCGTCCGCTTCCTTGACTATGCCGATGCGAAGAAAGTGGCCACAACCCTTTCCTCTTTGGCTCAAGGATCGGCAACAGGAAGCCGCCGGACTCCCATCAGCTCGCCCGTGCGGACGATTGGACAGAATAACAGCGGACGGATGAACACTCCGTCGGGTCCTGCCCCTGTCGCCGAACTGGGCGACAACGTGAAGATCACCGCTGATGAAAGTTCGAACTCCCTTCTGATCACCGGCTCCCGCGCGGCTTATGATGCGATCAACTCGATCGTCCGCAAGCTCGATCGTCGCCGGCCTCAGGTCTATGTGGAAGCCGATATCCTGGATGTGAATCTTTCGGACGATTTCAGCTTCGGCACTTCGATCTTGCTCGGCAGCAAAAGCGGCAAGAGCATTCAATCCTATGGCTGGCAGGGCCAGGGCGTGACGCCTATCGTCGCGGCCTCGTCGATCACCAATGCCGGTGGCGCCAACGCAGCCCTTGATACGACGACCAAAGCCGGTGTCGCGAGCGCTCTGAGCAAGGACTTTACGATCGGCGTCCTCGCCGGTCAGCCCATTGAGATTCCTGGTATCGGTTCGGTGACTCCTGCCGGTCTGATCACCATGCTGAAATCCGACGGCAACACCCGCGTTCTGTCCTCGCCGCACCTTCTGACCTCGAACAACGAAGTCGCGAAGATCGTGGTCGGCGACAAGATCTTCTATAAAACCGCAACGCAATCGGCCGCCATCGGTGTCGGTGCGATTGAAAAAGTGGAAAAAGAGGATGCGGACCTGAGCCTCGAACTCAAGCCGAACATCAGCCACACAGGAAACTACGTGACGCTGAAGCTGGATCTGGAAGCCAGCGAAGGCGGACTGAACCCGAACACGAATTTGCCCAACATCAACAAGCGCCAGACCTCGCAGCTCGTGACCGTGAAAAATGGTCAGACCGCTGTGATCTCGGGCCTTGTGAAACGCCGCGAAGCCGAGATCTATCAGAAGATCCCTCTGCTCGGTGACATTCCCATCCTCGGCTGGCTGTTCCGCAACAGCACGCTGAAGAAGGAAACCACGAGTCTGATGATTTTCCTGACGCCGCATATCGTTTACGGTGCCAATGACCTTGCGGCCATCTATGATAAGAAGGTTCAGGAACGCGACGACCTGATGGCGAAAGCCTTCGGTTCGGATGAAGATGATGAATTCATCAAAGCCCTGCCTGCCCGTGACGCCGGTCGTTATCATCCCGATGCCAACGATGCCCGCGAAGAGCGTGAGCAGGAACTTCTGCGGCGTCAGCAGCAGGAAGATAGGGGCGAATTGGAAGAAAAACCAGCGGGCAAGCCTGAACTGGGCGAGCGTCCGGAAGATCCCACCACGGTGCCTATGCCGACGGGTGGATTCGATGAGACTCCGATGATGGGTGGACCAGGAGGAGGTATGGATGGAGGCAACGATGTGCCGCCACCACCACCGCCGCCGCCGCCACCGGTTCCCGTTCCCACACCGGAGCCCATGGATATGCCGGAACCCATGGAACCGCCTCAGTGA
- the ychF gene encoding redox-regulated ATPase YchF codes for MGFKCGIVGLPNVGKSTIFNALTSAGAASANYPFCTIDPNVGRVDVPDPRLQELDKYVKAQRIVPASMEFVDIAGLVRGASKGEGLGNQFLGHIKSTNAIAHVVRCFDDSDITHVEGGVDPIRDIEIINTELVLADMATVENANSRYQKLLKTGKKDIVKIAEMLTALQNQLNELKPARVFPLADFVGDEPAVQKAYEELHLITAKSVLYVCNVEESLADGSQDNEFTKKVKAHAAAEKAECVIICGKIEEELSQLSLEEKMEMIKDFGMTEPGLNRLIRAGYSLLGLQTYFTAGEKEIRAWTIHKGDKAPAAAGVIHSDFERGFICAEVYVIPDLVKVGARAKLKDQGLIRQEGRDYVVKDGDVMEFRFNV; via the coding sequence ATGGGTTTTAAATGCGGTATCGTTGGTCTGCCTAACGTCGGCAAGTCGACTATTTTCAATGCTTTGACGTCGGCGGGTGCGGCTTCGGCCAACTATCCGTTTTGTACGATCGATCCGAACGTGGGCCGGGTGGATGTTCCGGATCCGCGCCTTCAGGAACTCGACAAGTATGTAAAAGCCCAGCGCATCGTGCCTGCCAGCATGGAATTCGTCGATATCGCCGGGCTCGTGCGCGGCGCCTCCAAAGGTGAGGGCCTCGGCAACCAGTTCCTGGGTCACATCAAGAGCACCAACGCCATCGCCCACGTGGTTCGCTGCTTTGACGACAGCGACATCACGCACGTCGAGGGCGGTGTGGATCCGATCCGGGATATCGAGATCATCAACACCGAGCTGGTCCTTGCGGATATGGCCACGGTTGAGAATGCCAATAGCCGTTATCAGAAGCTTTTGAAAACGGGCAAAAAAGATATCGTGAAGATCGCGGAGATGCTGACGGCTCTTCAAAACCAGTTGAACGAGCTGAAGCCTGCGCGCGTTTTCCCCCTGGCTGATTTTGTGGGTGATGAACCTGCTGTGCAGAAGGCTTACGAAGAGCTGCATCTGATCACCGCGAAAAGCGTTCTTTATGTGTGCAACGTGGAAGAATCCCTGGCTGATGGTTCGCAGGACAATGAGTTCACCAAAAAGGTGAAGGCACACGCGGCTGCGGAAAAAGCTGAATGCGTCATCATCTGTGGCAAGATCGAAGAAGAGCTGAGCCAGCTCTCGCTGGAAGAGAAGATGGAAATGATCAAGGACTTCGGCATGACCGAGCCTGGTCTGAACCGTCTGATCCGCGCGGGTTATAGCCTTCTCGGTCTGCAGACTTACTTCACCGCCGGTGAAAAAGAGATCCGCGCCTGGACGATTCACAAGGGTGATAAGGCGCCAGCCGCGGCGGGCGTGATTCACTCGGACTTTGAGCGTGGATTCATCTGTGCTGAAGTTTATGTGATCCCGGACCTGGTGAAGGTCGGCGCACGCGCCAAGCTCAAAGATCAGGGTCTGATTCGCCAGGAAGGCCGTGATTACGTCGTGAAAGACGGCGATGTCATGGAATTCCGCTTCAACGTATGA
- a CDS encoding enoyl-CoA hydratase/isomerase family protein, producing MYISVQKQDSVLTWTIRRPDRLNALGPIIGAELLELVMQLEQELEPFRTDPAIEEPPYRGLILRADPVRRGQNPPIWIAGGDLKELAQLSSPADGRAYAAEWAQIGLILQGLPIPVIAAIQGAAIGGGAELALAADVRLATAESSLHFKQLEVGLATGYASCQRLVTLVGQARATDLLLRCRRLSASEAQSLGLINDLAADDTELETLLTSVMHDFKRLSPRSLMIQKHMLQGPFVDKKPQWADRELDLFQQLWMHPAHERFLRKFMGN from the coding sequence ATGTACATATCAGTCCAAAAGCAGGATTCTGTTCTCACCTGGACGATTCGCCGCCCGGATCGCTTGAATGCCTTGGGTCCCATCATCGGCGCGGAGCTTTTGGAACTCGTGATGCAGCTGGAGCAGGAGCTGGAACCCTTCCGAACGGACCCTGCCATCGAAGAGCCGCCCTATCGTGGGCTGATCCTGCGTGCAGACCCGGTTCGGCGGGGCCAGAATCCACCCATATGGATTGCAGGCGGTGATCTGAAAGAACTTGCGCAGCTGTCATCACCCGCTGATGGACGGGCCTACGCTGCGGAATGGGCGCAAATCGGCCTTATTTTGCAGGGTCTGCCGATTCCCGTGATCGCCGCGATTCAGGGCGCAGCGATCGGAGGCGGCGCAGAGCTGGCTCTGGCGGCTGACGTGCGACTCGCGACCGCAGAGAGTTCACTGCACTTCAAACAGCTGGAAGTCGGTCTTGCGACGGGCTATGCCAGCTGTCAGCGTCTTGTGACTCTAGTGGGTCAGGCCCGTGCGACTGATCTTCTGCTCCGCTGTCGCCGACTTTCCGCGAGCGAAGCGCAAAGTTTGGGACTCATCAATGACCTTGCCGCCGATGACACGGAACTTGAGACGCTCCTCACAAGCGTCATGCACGATTTCAAGCGCCTGTCACCGCGAAGCCTGATGATCCAAAAACACATGCTCCAGGGCCCCTTTGTCGATAAAAAACCACAATGGGCCGATCGCGAACTGGACCTTTTCCAGCAGCTCTGGATGCACCCGGCGCATGAAAGATTTCTGCGAAAATTTATGGGGAATTGA
- the gspC gene encoding type II secretion system protein GspC, with translation MERVLVSIDRKQLLRFVRFLRRFSLKWVLALLAAAFIIASGLSLYMSFVFLPVGKTPRPKTRVSTESLKLDQKKVSKADQTIILERNIFNSEGKMGDAIDGPAKSGTRSDKLVKSDLPLKLTGVIFAGDPFNGLAMIENTQKKRTSSYMVGETIQDDAKLVEIYDDRVILERNTGREYVELEKFVMPTPKRKGQGGRPGAVGTALDRLASKPPPDAYQEEGFERKGMNIKLTDEFKRNILAPEMLTKVLQDAKAEPNMVGGELKGFRLTRIRENSVYEKAGFQNNDIVEEINGIPLRDAAGAIRLLNQLRSEKEIEVRLNRNGSTQNMTIQIQ, from the coding sequence ATGGAAAGGGTCTTGGTCTCGATCGATCGCAAACAGCTGCTCCGGTTCGTCCGGTTCCTGCGCCGCTTTTCGCTCAAGTGGGTTTTAGCCCTGCTCGCCGCTGCATTTATCATTGCCAGCGGACTTTCACTCTACATGTCCTTCGTGTTTTTGCCCGTCGGCAAAACCCCACGTCCCAAAACCCGTGTCAGCACTGAGAGTCTGAAGCTCGATCAGAAAAAGGTCAGCAAAGCGGATCAGACCATCATCCTTGAGCGAAATATTTTCAATAGCGAAGGGAAGATGGGGGATGCTATTGACGGTCCTGCCAAATCCGGAACACGTTCGGACAAGCTTGTGAAATCGGATCTGCCTCTGAAGCTGACCGGCGTGATCTTTGCCGGCGATCCGTTCAACGGTCTCGCGATGATCGAAAACACTCAGAAGAAACGCACCAGCAGCTATATGGTCGGGGAAACCATTCAGGATGATGCCAAACTCGTGGAAATCTACGACGACCGCGTGATCCTGGAGCGCAACACCGGCCGTGAGTATGTCGAGCTCGAAAAGTTCGTGATGCCGACGCCCAAACGCAAAGGCCAGGGCGGACGTCCGGGAGCCGTGGGAACGGCCCTCGATCGCCTGGCGTCGAAGCCACCGCCTGATGCCTATCAGGAAGAGGGTTTCGAGCGTAAAGGCATGAACATCAAGCTGACGGATGAATTCAAACGCAATATTTTGGCCCCTGAGATGCTCACCAAGGTGCTGCAGGATGCCAAGGCCGAACCCAATATGGTCGGTGGGGAATTGAAAGGTTTCCGCCTGACGCGTATTCGTGAGAACTCCGTCTACGAGAAAGCCGGATTCCAGAACAATGATATCGTGGAAGAGATCAACGGCATTCCGCTGCGTGATGCCGCGGGGGCCATTCGCCTTCTGAATCAGCTGCGCAGTGAAAAGGAAATCGAAGTTCGCTTGAATCGCAATGGAAGCACGCAAAACATGACGATTCAGATTCAATAG
- the dnaG gene encoding DNA primase, with translation MSVEVAKQRILQRVPLATLIGETVALTTRSGRQVGLCPFHGEKSPSFTIFDDHYFCFGCRARGDAITFVREMQGLSFLESLRYLAEKFGIDVPELEHPTHDRAARQMESNLYKICAESLSFFRERLLASNGTFALQYLESRGFTPEFIEKHQFGLSPQEPQFLVNHLLRKGFAIKDMITASVANSSQYDNKAYDFFNHRLMIPIFDMHGRAIAFGGRCFGDEQPKYKNSRETPLFDKSQVLYGLHLAKEPIRRDRRAIVCEGYMDVLQLWQAGIPHAVACLGTALTIHHLRRLAALTPRVYLIFDGDRAGRAATLRTVSLALEVPQTEFKVVVLPEEHDPDTFVKEYGVAGMEQQLQGAQNLLEFAIQARLMETHDLGVPDLINKEFIPWLQSVDDPVRRQYLLVRIAELTGVPAADLEEKVKPDTAVKRVAPSRVEAPAPEAPRPKVQELKGAELSFMGHLFFSRPGEIDLDTTEQMLKTQLELDELWLDFALELSKALRRNLVPSELNKSHWTSLVIPEALTLIERLERDAPLYITTARQQQMEKLAKEVRRKALKESLARLKQNLMRGTAEEQREILAAVARITKELNAAAVNSGTNP, from the coding sequence ATGAGCGTCGAAGTCGCCAAGCAACGCATTCTGCAAAGAGTGCCGCTCGCTACATTGATCGGCGAAACAGTCGCGCTGACCACACGTAGCGGCCGGCAGGTCGGCCTTTGTCCCTTTCACGGGGAAAAGTCGCCGAGCTTTACCATTTTCGATGATCACTACTTCTGCTTCGGCTGTCGCGCCCGTGGCGACGCCATCACCTTTGTCCGGGAAATGCAGGGGCTTTCCTTTCTGGAATCCCTCCGTTATCTCGCCGAGAAATTCGGCATTGATGTCCCGGAATTGGAGCATCCCACGCACGATCGCGCGGCTCGCCAGATGGAGTCCAACCTTTATAAGATCTGTGCGGAAAGCCTGAGCTTTTTCCGTGAACGCCTGCTGGCATCGAACGGAACCTTTGCCCTTCAGTATCTCGAAAGCCGGGGTTTCACGCCGGAATTCATCGAGAAGCATCAGTTCGGCCTGAGTCCGCAGGAACCGCAGTTTCTGGTCAATCACCTTCTGCGCAAGGGCTTCGCGATCAAGGACATGATCACGGCTTCGGTGGCGAACAGCTCGCAGTACGATAACAAGGCCTACGATTTCTTCAACCATCGCCTCATGATTCCGATCTTCGATATGCATGGCCGGGCGATTGCTTTCGGCGGCCGCTGCTTCGGTGATGAGCAGCCGAAATACAAAAACAGCCGGGAAACACCGCTCTTTGATAAGTCGCAGGTCCTTTACGGCCTGCATCTCGCGAAGGAACCGATTCGCCGCGATCGTCGGGCGATCGTATGCGAAGGATACATGGATGTCCTTCAGCTCTGGCAGGCGGGCATTCCGCATGCCGTCGCCTGTCTCGGCACGGCTTTGACCATCCATCACCTGCGTCGGCTCGCAGCGCTCACGCCGCGCGTTTATCTTATTTTTGATGGCGATCGCGCGGGTCGCGCGGCCACCTTGCGCACAGTGTCCCTGGCTCTGGAAGTGCCTCAAACTGAATTCAAGGTCGTGGTCCTTCCCGAGGAGCATGATCCCGATACCTTTGTGAAAGAGTACGGCGTGGCCGGCATGGAACAGCAGCTGCAAGGCGCGCAAAACCTTTTGGAATTTGCGATCCAGGCGCGTCTCATGGAAACGCATGACCTCGGCGTTCCGGATCTGATCAATAAGGAATTCATTCCCTGGCTGCAGTCGGTGGATGATCCCGTGCGGCGTCAGTATCTTTTGGTGCGCATTGCTGAACTCACCGGAGTACCGGCTGCCGACCTTGAAGAAAAGGTGAAGCCGGACACAGCGGTCAAACGCGTGGCCCCATCGCGGGTGGAGGCTCCGGCTCCCGAAGCTCCCCGACCCAAGGTGCAGGAACTGAAAGGCGCGGAACTTTCCTTCATGGGCCATCTTTTCTTTTCACGTCCGGGTGAAATAGATCTGGATACGACCGAGCAGATGCTGAAAACGCAGCTTGAACTCGATGAACTCTGGCTCGATTTCGCGCTGGAATTATCGAAGGCTCTGCGGCGTAATCTGGTGCCGTCCGAACTCAACAAATCGCACTGGACCTCGCTTGTGATTCCAGAAGCGCTGACGCTGATCGAGAGGCTGGAACGCGACGCTCCTCTTTACATCACGACGGCCCGTCAGCAGCAGATGGAAAAGCTGGCCAAGGAAGTACGTCGCAAAGCACTGAAAGAAAGCCTCGCGCGTCTGAAGCAGAACCTGATGCGCGGTACGGCTGAAGAGCAGCGGGAAATTCTTG
- a CDS encoding shikimate kinase yields MKKVLEYPTLNRKQFPNLVVVGATASGKTTVAYQLARLIGFGVLDLDDWIEKKQGRRIEDIFAQEGEEAFRQMETEALEAIGGILNHIIIPGAGAVEREENMELMRRLGPTIWLATPMSEVVYRLLQRPEELEKRPMLIAAKEIPDRQQRQAYLEERLSQMEQRRVDRYRQADYAMTISFATAGTCAQFIKNLLLASEAPENA; encoded by the coding sequence TTGAAAAAAGTCCTCGAATACCCCACGCTCAATCGCAAGCAATTCCCAAATTTAGTCGTGGTCGGCGCGACAGCGAGCGGCAAAACCACCGTTGCGTATCAGCTCGCGCGGCTCATAGGGTTTGGCGTTTTGGACCTGGACGACTGGATCGAAAAGAAACAGGGACGCCGCATTGAAGACATCTTCGCCCAGGAGGGGGAAGAAGCTTTTCGCCAAATGGAAACCGAAGCGCTGGAAGCCATCGGCGGGATTTTGAATCACATCATCATTCCCGGCGCCGGTGCGGTGGAACGCGAAGAGAATATGGAACTCATGCGTCGACTCGGACCCACTATCTGGCTGGCCACGCCCATGTCGGAAGTGGTCTATCGTCTTTTGCAGAGACCCGAAGAGCTGGAAAAAAGACCCATGCTGATCGCGGCGAAAGAAATTCCCGATCGTCAGCAGCGCCAGGCCTATCTGGAAGAGCGTTTGAGCCAGATGGAACAGCGCAGGGTCGATAGATATCGGCAGGCCGACTATGCCATGACCATAAGTTTCGCCACGGCTGGGACCTGCGCACAGTTTATTAAGAACCTTCTTCTGGCCAGCGAAGCCCCTGAGAATGCGTGA
- a CDS encoding type II secretion system protein N, whose protein sequence is MQILALKDKVLGYWRSYEDLNRLVLDIAWRSLAVLFAAYICASILSAVSLMFLSGAAMQHRFKPRQEVDRPRLSKDTNYRDLRKVILARNIFNSTGAVPEEADPSAEGSAAATFNPNDKCQKPTVNVELLGIIHTGSAETSLATIQEKGYTIADIYRAGERIIGNEAALIYAIEEGKVVLNNNGVKECLEINSLLTAGKPDASPVLPAASAVPSMASAADSGQSGDCATTTVTLQSSFVEESLGPGFSKILEQGRLVPYHRDNVMVGFKLIGVKGGSLWTQVHLGSGDVITAVNGTSMAQPEKGFAVYESLQADKQIRVEYLKGGKTPCIQNVEIK, encoded by the coding sequence ATGCAGATTCTGGCTTTGAAAGACAAAGTGCTTGGCTACTGGCGGTCGTACGAGGACCTGAATCGCCTCGTTCTCGACATTGCCTGGCGGAGCCTTGCCGTTCTCTTCGCCGCCTATATTTGTGCCTCCATCCTTTCTGCCGTGAGCCTTATGTTCCTCTCAGGCGCTGCGATGCAGCATAGGTTCAAACCGAGGCAGGAAGTGGATCGCCCGCGTCTCAGCAAGGATACCAACTACAGAGATCTGCGTAAGGTGATTCTGGCTCGCAATATCTTCAACAGCACAGGCGCCGTTCCTGAAGAGGCCGACCCCAGTGCGGAAGGCAGCGCTGCCGCCACTTTCAACCCGAATGACAAGTGTCAGAAACCAACCGTGAATGTCGAGCTTTTGGGTATTATCCACACCGGCAGCGCCGAGACCTCTTTGGCGACCATTCAGGAAAAGGGTTATACTATAGCTGACATCTATCGTGCAGGGGAGCGCATCATCGGCAACGAAGCCGCGCTGATCTATGCGATCGAAGAGGGCAAGGTTGTGCTCAACAATAATGGTGTCAAGGAGTGCTTGGAAATCAACTCCTTGCTCACTGCGGGCAAGCCTGATGCATCACCTGTCTTGCCCGCTGCCTCAGCCGTTCCCAGCATGGCGTCTGCCGCTGATTCCGGTCAATCGGGTGATTGTGCCACGACGACCGTGACTCTGCAGAGCAGCTTTGTCGAGGAATCCCTGGGACCCGGTTTCTCCAAGATCCTGGAACAAGGGCGTCTCGTGCCGTATCACCGCGACAACGTGATGGTTGGCTTTAAGTTGATCGGTGTCAAAGGCGGATCGCTTTGGACGCAGGTCCATCTGGGCAGCGGTGATGTGATTACGGCCGTGAACGGCACAAGTATGGCGCAACCGGAAAAAGGTTTCGCCGTATACGAATCGCTGCAAGCGGATAAGCAGATTCGCGTTGAGTACCTGAAGGGCGGCAAGACGCCTTGCATACAAAACGTTGAAATAAAGTAG